In Modestobacter versicolor, a single genomic region encodes these proteins:
- a CDS encoding helix-turn-helix domain-containing protein has product MAQDPSEAAAVGALLRRIRRAADCSQRELAKRLGISATAVAQTETGVRDLPASVLAKAAGLAGLRLGLVDGDGHEVTGMAPGAVRDRAGRHFPAHLDVRHGDVDWWHGEERYSRERPRYTFDRGRRLRDQWRDHSGTPPDHQLPQPGDALEDRAEARRDAAVARRRALGDELAAERRRLGVRSEDWAPTCSCPAGCDELLFSEAPLTPRQQAVPHLEDCPCRCDVS; this is encoded by the coding sequence GTGGCGCAGGATCCTTCGGAGGCGGCAGCCGTCGGCGCCCTGCTCCGCAGGATCCGCCGCGCCGCGGACTGCTCGCAGCGCGAGCTCGCGAAGCGCCTCGGGATCAGCGCCACCGCCGTCGCCCAGACGGAGACGGGCGTCCGCGACCTGCCGGCGTCCGTGCTGGCGAAGGCCGCCGGGCTGGCCGGGCTGCGACTGGGGCTCGTCGACGGGGACGGCCACGAGGTCACCGGCATGGCGCCTGGCGCGGTCCGGGACCGCGCGGGGCGGCACTTCCCCGCGCACCTCGACGTCCGCCACGGCGACGTCGACTGGTGGCACGGCGAGGAGCGGTACAGCAGGGAACGCCCTCGGTACACCTTCGACCGGGGACGGCGGCTGCGTGACCAGTGGCGCGACCACAGCGGCACACCGCCGGACCACCAGCTCCCGCAGCCCGGCGACGCGCTCGAGGACCGCGCCGAGGCCCGGCGGGACGCCGCCGTCGCCCGCCGCCGGGCCCTCGGCGACGAGCTCGCGGCGGAGCGCCGGCGGCTGGGCGTGCGCTCCGAGGACTGGGCACCGACCTGCAGCTGCCCGGCCGGCTGCGACGAGCTGCTGTTCTCCGAGGCCCCGCTGACGCCCCGCCAGCAGGCGGTGCCGCACCTCGAGGACTGCCCCTGCCGGTGCGACGTCTCCTGA
- a CDS encoding phage holin family protein — MAHSVSTTPLAGRPAGPAEPSVGTLAKSAMADMSTLIRSEIELAKAEVTTSAKRGGIGAAAFAAAGVMLAFAAIFFFIALAEFITWLGLERWISYLIVFGLLVLLAALVGFIGYRQIKKIKKPEKTIETLSDLPDVMRREAPGQRQHDLPVVRNGQVVRQDPHARLR, encoded by the coding sequence GTGGCCCACAGTGTCTCGACGACCCCGCTGGCGGGCCGGCCCGCTGGCCCCGCCGAGCCCTCGGTCGGCACGCTCGCCAAGAGCGCGATGGCCGACATGTCCACGCTGATCCGCTCGGAGATCGAGCTGGCAAAGGCCGAGGTCACCACCTCCGCCAAGCGCGGCGGGATCGGCGCGGCCGCCTTCGCCGCCGCCGGCGTGATGCTGGCGTTCGCCGCGATCTTCTTCTTCATCGCGCTGGCCGAGTTCATCACCTGGCTGGGCCTGGAGCGCTGGATCTCCTACCTGATCGTCTTCGGCCTCCTGGTCCTGCTCGCCGCGCTCGTGGGCTTCATCGGCTACCGGCAGATCAAGAAGATCAAGAAGCCGGAGAAGACCATCGAGACGCTGTCGGACCTGCCCGACGTCATGCGCCGTGAGGCCCCCGGCCAGCGGCAGCACGACCTGCCCGTCGTCCGCAACGGCCAGGTCGTCCGGCAGGACCCGCACGCCCGGCTGCGCTGA
- a CDS encoding alpha/beta fold hydrolase, whose product MTDPGEGQPDATSVLLPGPWAHRDVSANGVRLHAAEAGEGPLVLLLHGFPQFWWTWRHQLTGLAAAGLRVVAPDLRGYGASDKPPRGYDLPTAAADAAAVVRALGETEAVVVGSDWGGLVGWTMAALHPRSVRRLVVIGAAHPRRLRSSVTDARQRRALAYALRFQLPRLPERRLTRADDDPVAELMRRWAGPAWVQTTDFAEAVSRYRDAARIPQAAYGAMEYYRWAGRSQLRPDGLRFARRMAAPITAPTLQLQGALDPYVLPSTARGSDRYVAGAYEWSELPGVGHFAHEEAPDQVTEAITRWAR is encoded by the coding sequence ATGACCGACCCGGGAGAGGGGCAGCCGGACGCCACGAGCGTCCTGCTCCCCGGCCCCTGGGCACACCGCGACGTCTCGGCCAACGGCGTCCGGCTGCACGCCGCCGAGGCCGGTGAGGGCCCGCTCGTCCTGCTGCTGCACGGCTTCCCCCAGTTCTGGTGGACCTGGCGCCACCAGCTGACCGGGCTGGCCGCCGCCGGGCTGCGCGTGGTCGCGCCCGACCTGCGCGGCTACGGCGCCAGCGACAAGCCCCCGCGCGGGTACGACCTGCCCACCGCGGCCGCCGACGCCGCCGCGGTGGTCCGGGCGCTGGGCGAGACCGAGGCCGTCGTCGTCGGCTCGGACTGGGGCGGGCTGGTCGGCTGGACGATGGCCGCCCTGCACCCGCGGAGCGTCCGCCGGCTGGTCGTCATCGGCGCGGCGCACCCGCGGCGGCTGCGCTCCTCGGTCACCGACGCACGGCAGCGGCGGGCGCTGGCCTACGCCCTGCGCTTCCAGCTGCCCCGGCTGCCCGAGCGGCGGCTCACCCGCGCCGACGACGACCCGGTCGCGGAGCTGATGCGCCGCTGGGCAGGCCCGGCCTGGGTGCAGACCACCGACTTCGCCGAGGCTGTCAGCCGCTACCGCGACGCCGCCCGCATCCCGCAGGCCGCGTACGGGGCGATGGAGTACTACCGCTGGGCCGGCCGTTCCCAGCTGCGCCCCGACGGGCTGCGCTTCGCCCGCCGGATGGCCGCCCCGATCACCGCCCCGACCCTGCAGCTGCAGGGGGCGCTGGACCCCTACGTGCTCCCCTCGACCGCCCGCGGCTCGGACCGCTACGTGGCCGGCGCCTACGAGTGGAGCGAGCTCCCCGGCGTGGGCCACTTCGCCCACGAAGAAGCCCCCGACCAGGTCACCGAGGCCATCACCCGCTGGGCAAGGTGA